In Rhea pennata isolate bPtePen1 chromosome 13, bPtePen1.pri, whole genome shotgun sequence, the DNA window agaaaaaatgggaagaaaaatttcttcctttgctccagTTAGGTCAGTTCACTACCTGCCACATCTGATCTGACAACATCTGTACACCTCCTCTGGATGAAGCTGTCTGTTACTTTCTATCCACCTGGAGAAAGGTCAGGACATTGCAAATATAAGCCTTCAAAAGACAAATAAAGGTCAACACTCAACTACCTTCTCATTAAAGAATATAAGCAACACAACAAAGGCGTCTTGCTAAAGAGGCACACATGGAACAAGTCACATACGAGCCATGAGCTTACATGCAGCACACCGTCTACAACATTGATAATCAAAAGACGTACACCCAAGCTACTGACCtttctcttaattttaaaagtgactGTCCTTCACTGAGCATTGCACAATATCCTATGAGTACAAATGACAGACTCATACCCAGCAGAAGTTACAAGCGTGCTGCCAACTCCTCTGATTAATCCTCTAAGTTTCCTGACAAGTTGTCACAGGGTAAGGAGAGAGTTAATGGTATTACATGTTCTCTCAGCGCTTATTAGGCTAACACATCTGAGCCACGCTGAGATCACAGAACAGGGAGGCAGATGGACAACTACATGTTCTTAAAATTGCTCTGTCAGCTTTAAATCCTAACAGTTGTGGGAGTAAattccctgctcttccctcctctcccctccctccccactgccTGAGATAAATTAACTCTTGATCATCCTACTGGCAAGCTGCCCACTCCTGCCAATGCTTGCTACgaagcagcagaaagctgtggCTATTGCTCTGACAGCCAGCTTAACTTTTGTCAAAgcaaagcagtaagaaaagcaGGTGGCCTCCAGGACTGCTCAGCTTGCACCCCTTTTGCTTCCCAACAGGGCTACTGTGTCATATTTGGTCCATTTCAATTGTCACATGAGGTAGCAGGGAGGATACCACCGCTActgggaaggaaggagctgaGCAAGGATTTTGGCAGGATGCTTTCAGATGCCTGGTCTGTTGCTTCTCCAGCTGTTCCCATCTGCTCTCATGAAAGTGGCAGGGATGGAGATAGTGGGAGCTCTAGTAGAGGACAGCAGACCTGGAGGTAGAAACAGGTGAGCAGCCTGGGAGATGTGGGGGCATTCCTCTTTCACAAGTATTCCTCTCTTTGGCAAACACACAGGACAGAATAATTGTAAAAAATCCCAATCTTTTGATAATCAGAGGCAACATAAAGAAATCCCTGCAAAACAGCACAGTTTCactgtagagaaacaaattataacctcagttctgctgctgcataGGTCAGCACTTTTCCTCcccataaggaaaaaaaatcagtccttAACCAGCTTTACACAGCTCTCCTGAGACTGAGATCTTCACCAATAAGGTGAAGAGTTCAGAGCAAGGTCCAAGAACCCAGAAGACAGGTAACAAACATCTTGGGCTCAGACCTCACCACTCTACTCAAGCCAACCAGGCCTAAGTCCCAGGACCTCAAGGACTGAGAGGAACAGCCATCTCATATCACCATCTTCAACTCTGCTGTCGTTCCTTTCACCACCAAAGGCCACTGATCTCTAGAGGTCCAACTTaagagcagcctcctctgattttttttttctcctaaatccTTAAAAtaggctgaaaataaaataggctGAAAAATCTATGAAATAGTGACACAATGAATAGTAAGTTTATTTGTGGGAATATCTCAGAAGTTAGCCACTGAAAAACAATAAAGAGATTCTCTTCCACCCTGCACTTCTAACTAGTAACACGTCTAACTCGCAGAAGGTAAAATATCATCCTCAAAGCCAGTGCAAGCCCCAGTAACTATTAAAACAATTCAAGGTTGTAACTCTTTGGTTATTAACCAGATAGTTCATATgcatctcaaaaataaaatacaaagctttGAAAAGGTAACAGCCTCACTGTGAACCATTATCTTCCCTAACCTGGAATACAATACTCTGTTTAGCCTAAGTATCCAGCACACTATTTTCTCACAGCAAAGTGAACGtacaaataaaaacagtcaTAAGGAGGCAGACCAGAGGTTCTTCTGTGACACAAATCCTGTCTCCTACAACAGCCAGCAGCTAATATCCTTCTGACTGAAGCACAGCCTGTACACTGGatcacagctggcagcagccctCAGTGGCTGAGACTAGGTCTTCTCAGAGTCAGGTTGCTTGGGAATACAGGTTAAAGCAGGTTCAAGTTCCATTAAATATCAGCATGGGACAGCAAGCGAACAAGTACAACGGCCAACTGTAAATGACTGCTGAAGACTATTAGTACCGGCAGCAATAATGTTCCAGAACACATCCCTGAACTCTAGAGATCCACAAGCTGGGAAAACTGAGATGGAATTCATGTCTCAGGTGCCTCAGATGAATTTCTGCCACAAATTTGCCCAATCTCTTTTAAGAAACTGTGTATCCATTATATTCAGCAGCAAGTTCTACATTCAACAGGACACTTTGCATCATCTAGCTTGTTTGGGATCTGGCCTACCTAGTTTTATTTGGTGCAGCAATGCGTGAAGGAAGCTTGGATCCCTGAGTCCCCGAGGCAGGGAATCCAGGAGCGCAGTGCACTGAGATCTGGGCAGAAAGTTCCACAGGAGAGCTacagattttcctctttcacaACTGTGAAGCCTTCAAGGACTTCAAACACGCACATCAGAGCCTTCTGCTCTTTGTATATTATCCATGGACTACATGCCTTAATAAAACATGCTTAAAAGCAGTCTAAAAAAGCAAACCGTATTTGTGGAACTGGATCATCTGCCCCTTGGAGCAAGAAAAAGCACACTGTAGGTCAGGTGATTTTCATGGTTGTGAATTTTACCCGAGAGCTCTCCCAGCAAGAACACTATGCAGTGCTCAGCACCCCACTGAACACAGCATTCCAGCCCAGAGTTTCAAAGTAGCAGCAGTAGGCTTTAATCAGGCAGATGCTGAGAAATACTTTCAGAAGCAGCCTGAATTAATCAGCAAATAAGTACTTAAGCAGCAGATAAGAAAGATTTACCAGACCCAACCTGAAAAGATGAGCTGCAGTCAATTTTGCCCAAATCACACCCACCTGCTCACCTTCAAATAAGTATCTGAAGCATCACTGGACAAACATTTATCCATTACACAAGGTCCACAGTAAAGACCCTAGCTCTCCGGCTGCAAATCCCTCTGGTTCAGAGCCCCGTGATCGGCCATTTCTGACACAGCAATTAGAACGATGCCGACTGCTGCATAGCAAAAGGAGGACACACAACATGCAAGAAAGTACTGGCTGGATCTTCGCACTTGTTTAGCTCAGCACCTAGACACAGGAAAAGAGCTAACACTGCAAACATTGAAAGATCATCTTGGAATCTAGTCAGCCTTCTGGAAACATTTCTGCATGGATCCAGGCCCAGCATGCTGCCAGGAGCCACAGGTGCAGCTTTCATGACATCTCTGGCCACACATGTGGCCACAAGCCAAGGATTACTCACATCACAGGCACACCTGTCAGGCAGGTGGGAGAGCTAAACAAACATGCTCAGAGCatgcaagcacagaaaagacTCTTGAGAAAAAGGCTCAAGGATTAATGCAGAATCCAGTTCTGTAGCTCTTCCAGTGGTGAGTAGCAATTGCCATAGAGAAGTTAGCTAATTGCAAGGAACACGCTACCTACCAGTGGCAAGGACTGGACAGGAAGGGACCACAGTGAAGAGGTCCGAGGTCATTGCCCAACCTGGTGGAATTCTTTCTGGGTCTCAAATTGGTACTCCTGGAGATTACAGCGTTCTGGGAAAGCAAAGGGAACTGTGACAGGAATGCCTTACCTGACTTaaacacagcacagcagctcccCAGTGACAGATGGAGAGTGGAGCCCTACTACTGCATTTGCTTTGGCTTGGCTGCTCTGTTCATGTATATTGGGAAGTAactggcagagctgctgaagCAGCACAAACCAATTTTGCCAGTACAGCACAATGCTGTCATGATACCACAGTAACTCTGCTATACCAGGAACGCACTCCCATCCAAACAATCTGAGTGCTTAAAGTTTGGCTTTAAATAGTAATAACAGATCATACACAACTCAAATGCTTTCAGCTGTGTCTCCTTTACTTGGAATTTACAAGAAGGACAAAATAGGGTCTCAAACACAGGTCTCCCATTCCCAAGCTAGCACCTGTATCTTATAACCATTATTCCTCTCAACTTTATTTCACACCCTTACAAGTCAAAGGCAGGTACACAAAAtatgtttcaaattaaaatccATTTCCCCTAACACTCAATGACCTGACTGTTCTTCTCTGACAAGTTGTTACACTGACTGTGATCAATACCAAAAGGGCTGGGCCAGCTTCATTCACGTGAGCTGCGTTCTGCTGCAATTCTGGATAGATAAGATCTGTTCTGATGTTCCTGCAGTGAAAGCCAGCCTCGTATGTGCATTCAGTACAGCAGCAGTTTAAAGAAATTCAAGGGCCAAAGAAGTAGGACtcccaaacagaaaacaagcGTCATAATACAGCAAttacattttgcaaaagaaaaaaaaaacaaaacaatgaaaaagcCTGGTAGAGATGCCCTATTAATGCAGCCACATATCTTGCATCATGAGGCAAGATCATAAAACATGGTGCTACAAACGGGCTTAAATTTCCTCTGGCACTGAGAAATGACTCTGAACTTCCATCTAGATGGTAAACTGCCTTTTCAAATTGCTCTCCCTGCCCACAATTACAGCCATTTGGGCAACAGTCACCTGCTGCTCCCAATCTCCTTAACACCTGAGAGGAATGAAAAGCAGACAGAGGGGAGGCACAGCTGAAAAACCCACAGAACTGCCAAGATTATTTCTAATTCCAGGATTCAATAGTTTTAGCTTTACAAGGCAATATTAAACCATGTATTTTATAGAAgtaaaaaacactaaaattagTTATTTGGTAATTGGTCATTTGTAACACTGAACTTAAGTTCTGTACTATCAACAGCAATAAAGTAACAGACTAAGCAAAATGGGCATCATTAAGAGTAAAAACAAGGAGTCTCTTCCACTATTCTGGTATCACCCTACAGATGGTGATTTGCTTCAGAAGATTGCTACTGCTTCGATCACACGAGAGAGGtttttagaggggaaaaaaagatatgtatatatatgtatactcTGCAACAGAACTGAACGATCTTCTGTTAGGAGCTTCAATGAGCAGACTGCTGAAATTTGTGTTTGTGCCCTGAATTCTATCAGTGCTTAAATACTGATCTAAATTCTTCTCAAGCTTTCAAAAAGCAGCACGCTCAGAAGTAGCCTCAAACCATAGAAAGCAGAGCAACACAGCTCtcatttcagttctttcagtCCAGAGATGCACACAAAACTGAAGTATGTTGTCCTTTGTAACAAACAATTTGCCAGCTGCTTCCCCAGGCAAGGAAGTCAGCATTTGGTATTCAGAGCACTTGCAGATCTTTGGATCATGCAAAGACAACCTCCTGCTATTCCACAGCAAAAGCAGCCCTCTGGCCCTCACCTActgctgttaaagaaaaagtatCCATAGCTATAAGCAGTGATAACCTCTTATATTCTATGGGTAACTAACAGTATAACATGTTTTGATATGTAAGATGAAGCAACTGTCACCAGCACTGCAGCTTTGACTACGCCTCGTTAGTCACAAAAAGCCAGGGGACAAAACCCAACAAGATCCTTCTGTTATCAGAGCACTAAAAAGAGACAAATTGTAATTCTGGCACTAACACAAAGAAGTCCTTCAGATCTTGCTGCAGACTTTATTGCCAACTCTGTAACCTGTTGATACAAGcgctgctgaaagaaaaaaaaaaagctgtggtGGTCTGCATGTTTCTGATTGTCTTCACCAGGGCTCCAGCTTTGGcctatttcattaaaatcaagTAGAAACTGATAATCAATTCTCTTGCAGTTCCACAAGGCAAAGAGCCAGTACTGAGCAGCAAAGGACACTGGAAAAGTAGCCAGTGCAGAATATGCCTTTAATTTGGGAACTTCTTAACACAGCCATTAAAACCCCAAAACTATAGAGAAGATATTGATGTTGAAAAACTCAGCATTTGAGGAACCCTGAAAAATGTTCACCTAAGGTAAGACAGGCAGGGCAGAAAAAGTTTCCCCAAGCTCCCAAACTAGTATTACCAATATAAGCAGCTGCAAGACTGGAAAAACTCATCTCCTGCCATTCTGCAAAATCTAGTTATAGCTGTGATATGTCACTACACATGGTTAGACTACGGTTTAAGTAATCCTGCACTTAAACCATTATGATCTGGGGCTTCTATTCACAGGAAGATAAAAAGCATTAAGGCAAATATTTTTACCAGGTGCTAAAAGGGCTTTAAGGAGCTTTGGTGTAAAACTAATACAGAAATAGTCCTTTCCACAAGTGGAAGACTTGTGTTCTGCAGTAAACCTAAAAAGCAAGTTCATCTGTAAATCAAGCCTCTCCTTTAAACGATACCCTTCTACAAACATGTTAGGACATGGTGCTTATCTATGACAACGCACAGATGGACAAGTCCAGACTTCAGAAAAGATCGCATTCTAATTTCATGCTTTTTGAAAGCACAAGAAATGCAGTTCTGCCATTTGCCATCTGACTGAGATGCCTGTGCTACAAGAGACTTGTTGGGTTCTGACCTGCAATTCTATTACTTTATCTGACCTCACCTGATATGACATCACATTTGAATCAAACACTTATCCTAGACCTCAGGAAAAGGGTGGATGCAGtcctctgctcagcagctggATTGTTATATCAGGAGACAAGGTTTCTGTCGGTAATtctgctagattttttttaatctgtccacgagaaagacttcatttttcctttagagTGAACATGAACACAAAGATACTCTCTCTGAGAAAAGTAAGCTGCAGTGGGATAGCTCTCTGCCATTTCATCAATGAATGATGGGTATCCCTACAACCCAGATTGTGCTGGGAAATCAGGAAGAGACTACTATGACTCATGGTTCTCTTCGGATTTTTCAAGCAGCTCAGGCAGCAACACTGccatgaaaagcaaaagcaatggaAGGAAACACCGAGCTCTGCTTCCATTCCCACACAGCACATGCGTTATTGCTGGGAACTGCTGCCCTCTGCTGTCACACAAAGTGTAACTAAACCGTGTTTCTCCAATCAGCTACACCTAAGAAATGGACAACCGTAACCACCACCACAAGGCCACAGTGCATCCAGACAGCAAGGGGGTTCATTTAGCCCCCCCCAAGTACTGGTCTTACGTGTTTATAAGAAGCCTGCACCTTTTGCAGAGCATCCCAAGAGGCATCTTGCATGCCATACTCAGTCTAAAGGATGATTTTATCTGGCCAATCACCTTTGCTGCACTTGTCTTAGAAGAAAGAGGGATTATCTATTAGTCAGTTTTGCCAAACACCTCTTACTGTTCTTCAGACCGTTGCATTAGACTGTGCACATTGCCAGGGCAGATGCCAGCAGATGTTCTGTCCTCAGCATCTAGACTAGACTGAAGGAATACAGCACATTACTGTCATCTCTGTGGGGTTATATGTGGTTATCACCTTGTTTCAGCTTTCACAGTGGTAGTGCCACAGGGAAGCTTTTGCCAACCATTTTGTAACTACCCAGACTGGAAAGAGCAAGGGATAAATGAGATGATGCAGCATGCTTCACCAAACATGTCCAGCCTGTTAGCAGAAGACAAGCACCCATTTTTTCCACTTAGCCTGCAGTAACTGAGAGACATCAAATTTGCCAACTCACCTGACTTCTTCACCCGCAAAATCAAACACTTTAGTGATTGTCAGTTTTCCTGCATCTTTTGGCTTCTCAGATTCTTTTGATTTCTCCTGAAGCTTGTTCACACTCTTTTCTTCAGCCTGTGAAATacatgaaggaggaaaaaaaaggcaaaaacaaaaatgcatttgtgaAATTTATGAAGTTACCATCCCAAGTGGCCAAGGACCCTACACAGACCTAAGGTAGCACTACAATTTAGGCTTGCTATTCAAAGCAAGTCAcccacagaaaagagaaaagaaacatgtcCTTGCTGCTAAAAGGGAATTCTCCGCTTCGGTTCCAGTCTCTCATTACAAGTCAAAGATCAGAACAGAGCCAAAACAAGCACTGAAATTGTAATTAAATACAGGAAGCAGCACAAAAGTAGTGCTGTCAttcaaaaagcaagcaagctaaAGCCTGAGGACTGTTTTTCCCAACCCAAGCTAAACACAACCATATAGTAAACCTGCCAGCACAGATTACCTAGAAACACACTTACTTTTTACCAAGAATGCAAGAGAAGACAACCCGTAAGCAGCAAAGTAAGGCTAATCTTCGCAGAAGCTTCTGAAGAGGTTAAACTATGTCAATAATACCTCTTAATTTAATCATTAACAACTACAGCTTTTCATGGTATACATAAAAAAGGCCTCAAACACCAAAGCAACTTCAGTTTTTACTTATAATCAACCACACATTGTACAGATTTTCAAGATGACTTAAgtccaaatttaaaaattcactaaaaagtaaagaaatagcATCCTTCTAGAAATTAGGCTACAGAGGAACTTCCAAAGTCCATTCATGTTTTTAACAATCTGCCCATAAAAACAGCATTGCTcagaggggatttttttctctcctccactCTAATTTTATGTGCAACTCTCTCAGCTGTTCAACCACTAAACAATTCAGGTGGAAAGTAAGCATGAGGGTTCAGCTGAAAGGATTCTTCCTCTAAAAGTTAGAAGCAAAGATTGCACAACCATAGATGTCCTACAATTTCTAAACACAGTTGCAAAAAAACCACTTCATACATTATTGAAGAGAACTCAGTGTTCAACATGCCTCATTAAGAGTCAGGACTCCTGTTCTACGACTTTTAGGGGTGACcgctcaaaaaaaaaaaaaaagtcaactcTAGCACCAGCAGGTTAGAGGTTTTggttcctttttctcttctatcaCTGCTGTGTGAAAGATTTTGTAGGGTAGTTGTATGCAGATGAGTTTAAGATCCTTTCAAATGGCTCACTACACACAGAATTCTCTTTACAGAAAACCTGCCCAGGTAGACAGTAAAAGGGgattacaaaataaatgaggaaGCTGGGATTTCCTCTCATGCTAAATGCCCATCCAAACATGCAGCATCTCTAAGACTCCCCCACCCTCAACTGGATGATGATGAAGGGCAAGGCATGGAGATGCAAGCATAGATCTCTTCTCCCATTTCTCCACTTGCACAGTCCCCCTTTCAAGGGCACAAGGGAAGGCACAAGCCTTGCCACGGCCTTGGGCCCACAAGTGCGATGCATACAGAACCTCATCGTACTGTTTATATTTCTCACAAGAAGAATCCATGACCAGGAAAGGAAGGCAACCATGGCCACTCCTACATCCCACAAGCAGCTCAGAAAGCAGCACTACCAAACTGCAGACCTTTCCAGCTTCCACAGAAACCAGTTGCTTCCAACTTGTCCCTGGTGGGACTCCAAGCTAAGAGTGAAGGTGATGAGGGAAGCcagcttttctactgctctgaGCAACAGCTGCTACTAGCTAGACCAAGTTTCCATCTTTGTGCTTTAAGTCTGCGACCTACCCCAGAGCCCCTCAGTGGGGGCCCAGGCCTCTGTTACCTTGCTAGTTTGTGTCACTTGTTTGGCAGCCAACACTTTAGGTTTCTGTCCCACATCGCTAAGGAAACTGGCCCAAAGAgcatcctctttctttttttcttcttcttctctgtcCCTTTCGGCCTGCTTTAAGTTGTCcgcttcctccttctccttgttGTTTTGCtgagccttttcttcctctttttcaccTGCCTCTAGCAAgaggcctcttttcttcttcttcctggaaaagaaagaggatgcCAAAAAAGAATGCTGAGCTGCCACAACATCACCCCAGAGCTAAAACGTAAGCATAGGTGAAGCAAcataacaatttattttcctgctaGGAGATTCTATCCAGGAGGTTTCTCCTAACCCTGAGAGGGAACTACTTAATTAGAAGCCTGTGCTGCTTAGAAAACACCAGGATAAACTTTAAGTAGACAATCCACTGAAGCAGATGAGGACATATTTATAAGCGTGTAACGGGTTCTGGCAGAAGCCACTGGGGGAGGAGAACAGGACAGCTTAGTAAGCAACGGGAAACAAGCAGCATAtgcgcttccccccccccctttttcctccatagAAAGGGCGTTTTATACACAAAGTCTGCTAGGCTATAGAAACTCCGTAGCAGCTGGTAAGGGCCCGGGGGCGCAGGACCTTTCACGCCGCTGTCCTGAGAGTCGCTGCCTCCCGGACCCCAACTCCGGCCGCGAACCGGGAGGCAGAAGAGGGCCGGCgctgctcctgccgccgccgtcGCGCCAGCGCCCCGGCACGGCGCGCAGCGCCTCCGCGCACGCAGCGCCGACACGCGCCGCGCGCAGCCCAACGGAGCGCGGCTGCTCCTACAGCGGGAAGCGGCAGTtacgcggagccgccgcgccgcgccgcgccgggccgggccgagccgtACCTGCCGGCGGCGCGCCGCGGGctcctcctgccgccgccgcccggccgcgggctcgccgccgcctcctccgccaCCAGCTCGCTCGCGTCGTCCTCGCTGTACTCCGCCCCTGCAAGCACAGCCGgtgagcgccgcgccgcgccgcccgcgccgcccccgcccgccgctcgCTCACCCGAGGGCACGTAGTCCTCGTCCTCCCCCGACGAGTACTCCTCCGACGCCGACATgctgccggccccgccgccgccgcctagAGCGtcgccgccgcggcgcagggCGCCCCCTGCCAGGGCGGCCCGACAGCGCGTCCGCCAGGCACCGCCGAGCGCCGCGAGCAGCGAGAGAGGGGCAGGCGGCGGGCTAGAGCGCCTTTAACGGGCCCGGCCAATGGCGCCAACCGGCGCGCGGAGGGGCACTTCCGGCAGGGGTCCCGGCGTGCTTTGCGGGCTCGAGGAAggagggcggggcggggcggggcgggcgggcggcgctccATGGTGACAGGATggagggcggcgaggcgggcggcggcggggggctcctGCAGCAGATCCTCAGCCTCCGGCTGGTGCCCCGCGTGGGCAACGGCACCACCACCTACTCCAGCCCCCTCTCCACCTTCCCAGGTaccggcggccgcggcctcgccccgcccgccgcggagcGGCCCGAGGCGGCGCAGGCCTCACGCCCGCCTCACGCCCCTCTCTCCTTGCCCGCAGAGATGTGGTACGGCGTGTTCCTGTGGGCGCTCGTCTCCTCGCTCTCCTTCCACATCCCCGCCGCGCTGCTGGCGCTCTTCACGCTGCGGCATCACAAGTACGGCAGGTTTATGTCCGTGAGCCTCCTGCTGATGGGCATCGTGGGACCCATCACGGCCGGGATCCTCACAAGTacgccgggcgctgcgcggcgcgtGCGGCTGCCGCCACCGGGAGCTCGCTCGgtggccgcgccgcgctgcgctgaGAGGGGATCGGTGTTTCAGCTAGCTTTCGCCCTCAGCCCGTGCTTGAGGGGTACTCTGATGAGTTGATAAGAGTTGAAGTAAGGCCGCTCCGCCTGCTGTGCCCCGAGCGGGGGTGCTGAGCTTGCCCGTCAAACGCAGAGCCGCGATGCCAAGGCGCGCTTTCCAGATCCGGGGAAAAACCACTTACAGGCTTGGTGGCCGTGCCTGGAACTGGATGATGCTCCCAGCTTATGGGCTGTGGATATCATGGTGTAGAGCACTGTGGTGAGGATGTGAATGTGTCCAGGAAAGCCCCATCCTTCTGCAGCTTACCGAAGCTGCAGCAGGGCTTTACCGACACTTTACCGAGGAATCTTTGTGTTGCCACCAGCGCGTGTTTCTTCGTGGCTGGGAGCTGTCACAGGTCCTCCCTGTTTCTGCCATTCTCCCAGCTTGTACGCAGAGGTTCTGATCCCTCTCCCATATAACACCTCTGTGCCCTCCAGGCGATCCTTCCTTGAGTCTCAGCCCCTCTGTAGTAGAGCGAGTGCTTTCCCTGTGACTTCTGGTACTATGAACAGTCCAGCACATCCCCTCATTGAATGGGCTCTAGATACAATATCCACCTGCTCTAGGGGACTTCTTATGCTCCTACAGGATAAAATGCCTTTACCTCCATCTTCGTAGTACAGTTTTGACAATGTGCTTTCTAGGAAGGCTGGGAAATGAAACTGTGTGCCTAGAAGGTCATCTTGGATATTGAGCGCTGATAGTTTTCACATGTAGACTGACCTCTCTCACTAAGTGGCCTCTGCTGTCACAGTGTTAAGAAGTTGCTAGTCTCAATAGCTAGTTAACCAGGGTAACCTTTTCCAAGTAAATAACTTTTCTGTTTAATGGGCTTAAAATGTTGAGCTTAATAGTTTGCTGATAATTGTTGGTTTGGGCAGTACGTGTTAGCAGCTAATTTCTGTCATTTACCTTTAATCAAGTATGAACATGCTGCTTGAGCTCTTGGTGATTCAGCAACCTATTTAACATAAATAATAAGTTAGTCATGAAGCAGTGTGAATTCCCTGTTCATTCCTCTAATGTAAGTGTGTATTTCACAcattaatatttctgtctttctgtctcttcACAGGTGCTGCTATTGCTGGAGTTTACAGagctgctgggaaaaaaatgattccttTTGAAGCCCTCATTTTAGGAGTGGGTCAGACATTCTGTGTGGTGGTAGTTTCCTTTCTACGGATTTTAGCCACTCTCTAGCTTTTCTTCAGACACAAGAGATCAAAGATCAAAGGAAGAGCAAACAATGAGCCACACGTTCAGTCTCTGTGAAGCCAATAATGAGGAAGCGCACCTCGAGGTGTACCTCGGTGTGTGCTTTCTCCCCTGCTT includes these proteins:
- the TMEM170A gene encoding transmembrane protein 170A isoform X2, with translation MEGGEAGGGGGLLQQILSLRLVPRVGNGTTTYSSPLSTFPEMWYGVFLWALVSSLSFHIPAALLALFTLRHHKYGRFMSVSLLLMGIVGPITAGILTSAAIAGVYRAAGKKMIPFEALILGVGQTFCVVVVSFLRILATL
- the TMEM170A gene encoding transmembrane protein 170A isoform X1, whose translation is MEGGEAGGGGGLLQQILSLRLVPRVGNGTTTYSSPLSTFPGTGGRGLAPPAAERPEAAQASRPPHAPLSLPAEMWYGVFLWALVSSLSFHIPAALLALFTLRHHKYGRFMSVSLLLMGIVGPITAGILTSAAIAGVYRAAGKKMIPFEALILGVGQTFCVVVVSFLRILATL
- the CFDP1 gene encoding craniofacial development protein 1, translating into MSASEEYSSGEDEDYVPSGAEYSEDDASELVAEEAAASPRPGGGGRRSPRRAAGRKKKKRGLLLEAGEKEEEKAQQNNKEKEEADNLKQAERDREEEEKKKEDALWASFLSDVGQKPKVLAAKQVTQTSKAEEKSVNKLQEKSKESEKPKDAGKLTITKVFDFAGEEVRVTKEVDATSKEAKSFLKQQEKMQSGAPASLPTVSGVKRPGGMSSLLGKITSKKQKMSTLEKSKLDWENFKEEEGIGEELAIHNRGKDGYIERKAFLERVDHRQFEIERDIRLSRMKP